In Dioscorea cayenensis subsp. rotundata cultivar TDr96_F1 chromosome 11, TDr96_F1_v2_PseudoChromosome.rev07_lg8_w22 25.fasta, whole genome shotgun sequence, a single genomic region encodes these proteins:
- the LOC120272119 gene encoding LOW QUALITY PROTEIN: protein PAF1 homolog (The sequence of the model RefSeq protein was modified relative to this genomic sequence to represent the inferred CDS: deleted 2 bases in 1 codon) produces MASFRPFPPPAQSFTPSQAANQSSLPPPPPPGGGNHHNQYPQHHRSYGGNAGPPPQPSQHPSSGYSRGAPNSGFNHFNAQHRQQQQQQWASGPPPPPPPSSSYPPPPPPPPSQQQQQQQQPPPPPPPNSMYYTQPPPPPLPSSPPPPPGPPPSPSPPPPKDSAPPARPRESSAKPSLPLKQPMGVGGRGSGARVETEEERRARKKREYEKQKQEERRQHMLKQPQANVVHKMQIPSSSGVKPGHGHGSVAGSRMMERRATPFLSGDRADNRLKKPTTFLCKLKFRNELPDPTAQPKLLSLNTNNDRYAKYTITTLEKKHKPKLYTEQDLGIPLDLLDISVYNPPDVHQPLAPEDEELLRDTEVATPIKQEGLRKKDRPADEDLNWLVKTQYISSVSADAAKTAFTEKQAKEMRESKEGINLFLENLNNREKQIQAIEESFKASKLPPVHQTKPTLKPKRILPLLPYFDRYEDRFVTVTFDGDPTADSELYNKLDRSIRDEHESQAIMKSYVVNSSDPSKPEKFLAYMVPAPDELSKDIYDESEDVLYSWVREYHWDVRGDVADDPTTYLVNFDDKAARYLPLPTKLVLQKKKAKEGRSGDEIEHYPVPSRVTVRRRDTVAIGELKESLRMSSYHEKVDKRGRSSREDELERQSKITRMNSLDQLVGEEDMSD; encoded by the exons ATGGCGTCGTTCCGGCCGTTCCCGCCGCCGGCCCAGTCTTTCACACCGTCGCAGGCGGCGAACCAGAGTTCTCTCCCTCCTCCACCACCCCCCGGTGGTGGCAATCACCACAATCAGTACCCCCAGCATCACCGTAGCTATGGCGGCAACGCTGGTCCGCCGCCTCAGCCCTCGCAGCACCCGAGCTCCGGCTACTCTCGGGGGGCCCCGAACTCTGGATTCAATCATTTCAATGCTCAGCAccggcagcagcagcagcaacagtgGGCTTCTGGTCCACCGCCACCTCCGCCGCCGTCTTCTAGTTATCCTCCACCGCCGCCTCCCCCGCCGtcacaacagcagcagcagcagcagcagccccctcctcctcctccgccgaACTCTATGTACTACACCCAGCCTCCCCCGCCCcctcttccttcttctcctccccctCCTCCCGGCCCGCCTCCTTCT CCCTCCCCTCCCCCGCCTAAAGACTCAGCTCCCCCTGCCCGCCCCCGTGAGTCATCTGCCAAGCCTTCCCTCCCGCTGAAGCAACCGATGGGCGTGGGAGGTAGAGGTAGTGGCGCCAGGGTGGAGACTGAGGAGGAGAGAAGGGCGAGGAAGAAGAGGGAGTACGAGAAGCAGAAGCAGGAGGAGAGGAGGCAGCATATGCTTAAGCAGCCGCAGGCCAATGTGGTGCACAAGATGCAGATTCCGTCTTCATCTGGGGTGAAACCGGGCCATGGTCATGGTTCAGTTGCTGGGTCTCGGATGATGGAGAGGAGAGCCACACCATTTTTGAGTGGAGATAGGGCTGATAATCGGCTGAAAAAGCCGACAACATTCCTTTGCAAGTTGAA GTTTAGGAATGAATTACCAGATCCAACTGCACAGCCAAAGTTATTATCTCTAAATACCAATAATGATAG ATATGCCAAATATACCATCACGACATTGGAGAAAAAACACAAGCCCAAACTTTATACGGAACAAGATCTTGGAATACCTCTTGATTTACTGGACATCAGTGTATACAA TCCGCCTGATGTTCACCAACCCcttgctccagaagatgaagaactATTGCGTGATACTGAGGTGGCAACCCCCATAAAACAAGAAGGTTTAAGGAAAAAAGATCGTCCTGCTGATGAAGACCTGAATTGGTTGGTTAAGACACAATACATATCCTCAGTTAGTGCTGATGCTGCCAAAACG GCTTTCACTGAGAAGCAAGCCAAGGAAATGCGGGAATCAAAGGAGGGTATAAATCTATTTCTGGAAAACCTTAACAACAG GGAAAAACAGATCCAGGCAATTGAAGAATCTTTTAAGGCTTCTAAACTACCACCTGTCCATCAAACTAAGCCTACATTAAAGCCCAAACGAATCCTCCCTTTATTGCCCTATTTTGACAG GTATGAGGATCGTTTTGTGACGGTTACCTTTGATGGAGATCCCACAGCTGATTCAGAGTTGTACAACAAGTTGGATAGATCCATTCGTGATGAGCATGAATCACAA GCTATAATGAAGAGTTATGTGGTTAATAGTTCAGATCCTTCGAAGCCAGAGAAGTTTCTGGCTTATATGGTTCCTGCACCTGATGAG CTGTCAAAGGATATCTATGATGAAAGCGAAGATGTATTATATTCCTGGGTCAGAGAATATCACTGGGAT GTAAGAGGTGATGTCGCTGATGATCCAACAACTTACCTAGTTAATTTTGATGACAAAGCGGCACGATACTTG CCTCTACCCACAAAACTTGTTCTACAAAAGAAGAAGGCCAAAGAAGGCAGGTCTGGGGATGAGATTGAGCACTATCCTGTGCCTTCTCGAGTTACAGTGAGGAGAAGAGACACAGTTGCTATTGGAGAGCTTAAGGAATCCCTGAGAATGTCCTCCTATCAT GAAAAGGTGGACAAGAGAGGCAGGTCCTCGAGAGAAGACGAACTTGAAAGACAGAGTAAGATCACAAGAATGAACAGTCTTGATCAATTGGTTGGTGAAGAAGACATGTCTGACTAA
- the LOC120272120 gene encoding probable fructokinase-7: protein MEVSQQGALTSLNGNAERENKESKSSLVVCFGEMLIDFVPTVGGVSLAEAPAFKKAPGGAPANVAVGISRLGGSSAFIGKVGKDEFGYMLADILKENNVDNSGVRFDPGARTALAFVTLRADGEREFMFFRNPSADMLLKETELDANLIQKACIFHYGSISLIEEPCRSTHLAAMKIAKASGSILSYDPNLRLPLWPSAEAARQGIMSIWNEADIIKISEEEITFLTGGDDPYNDKVVLDKLFHPNLKLLLVTEGQDGCRYYTKKFNGKVSGVRVEAVDTTGAGDAFVSGILTSLSSDLNLYQDEKKLRDALMFANTCGAITVTERGAIPALPTRDAVLQLLPA from the exons ATGGAAGTGTCTCAGCAAG GTGCTTTGACAAGCCTCAATGGAAATGcagaaagagaaaacaaagagagTAAGAGttcacttgttgtttgtttCGGTGAAATGTTAATAGACTTTGTCCCAACTGTTGGCGGAGTTTCTCTTGCCGAAGCACCGGCTTTCAAAAAAGCTCCCGGAGGTGCTCCTGCCAATGTCGCAGTCGGCATTTCAAGACTTGGCGGTTCTTCGGCTTTCATTGGCAAG GTTGGCAAGGATGAGTTCGGGTACATGCTTGCCGATATACTGAAAGAAAACAATGTCGATAATTCCGGTGTTCGATTTGATCCCGGTGCAAGAACTGCGCTTGCATTTGTCACTCTCCGAGCTGACGGTGAGCGGGAATTCATGTTCTTCCGCAATCCAAGTGCTGATATGCTCCTCAAAGAGACCGAACTTGATGCAAATCTTATCCAGAAG GCATGTATATTTCACTATGGTTCGATCAGTTTGATTGAAGAACCATGCAGATCAACACATCTTGCAGCGATGAAAATTGCGAAAGCATCAGGTAGTATCTTGTCTTATGATCCTAATCTAAGACTTCCACTTTGGCCATCTGCCGAAGCAGCCCGACAAGGAATTATGAGCATATGGAATGAAGCCGATATTATCAAG ATAAGTGAGGAAGAGATCACATTTTTGACCGGAGGGGATGATCCATACAACGACAAAGTTGTGCTTGACAAACTTTTTCATCCAAATCTGAAACTGCTACTGGTGACTGAAGGGCAAGATGGATGCAGATATTACACTAAG AAATTCAATGGCAAGGTCAGTGGTGTAAGAGTTGAAGCTGTTGATACAACCGGTGCTGGTGATGCCTTTGTGAGTGGCATACTTACCAGCTTGTCGTCTGACCTGAATCTTTACCAG GATGAGAAGAAGTTGAGGGATGCTCTCATGTTTGCAAACACATGTGGTGCAATAACAGTAACAGAGAGAGGGGCAATACCTGCACTACCTACAAGAGATGCAGTCCTTCAACTATTACCGGCATAA
- the LOC120272121 gene encoding SUMO-conjugating enzyme SCE1 — MSGGIARGRLAEERKAWRKNHPHGFVARPETLPDGTVNLMVWNCTIPGKQGTDWEGGHFPLTLLFSEDYPSKPPKCKFPQGFFHPNVYPSGTVCLSILNEDSGWRPAITVKQILIGIQDLLDQPNPADPAQTDGYHLFIQDPPEYKKRVRQQAKQYPPLL; from the exons ATGTCCGGAGGCATCGCGCGTGGCCGCCTCGCCGAGGAGCGTAAGGCATGGCGGAAGAACCATCCCCAT GGTTTCGTCGCTCGGCCGGAGACTCTCCCTGATGGCACTGTCAATCTCATGGTCTGGAATTGCACCATCCCCGGCAAGCAGGGG ACTGATTGGGAAGGTGGTCACTTCCCTCTTACACTACTGTTCAGTGAAGACTACCCCAGCAAACCTCCAAAATGCAAGTTCCCTCAAGGATTCTTCCATCCAAATGTCTACCCATCTGGAACAGTATGCTTATCAATTCTGAATGAGGACAGT GGATGGAGACCAGCAATTACTGTGAAACAGATACTTATTGGAATACAGGACCTGCTGGATCAGCCTAATCCGGCAGACCCTGCACAGACTGATGGTTATCACCTCTTTATCCAG GATCCACCAGAGTACAAAAAACGGGTTCGGCAACAGGCCAAGCAGTATCCTCCTCTGCTTTGA